The DNA segment acacacacacacggatgtGATtgttatacatatatatctctTTATATAGATAGATATGCTTATACACTCATTAAGCACAGTATCAGGAACATATGTGCACCTGCTTATGCAATTAcccaatcagccaatcatgtggcagcagtgtaaTACAGATGCAGATATAGGTCAGGTCAAACATTTATACTGTAGGTATACACCCATGTAtctatacattttaaattttattttcatttgtaaaagcTGCTGTagtaaatatatttatcaaATATATGGATCATTTCTTTTAATGTGGTTGTTGTTATTATGCCAAATATTCCTCAGCTTTTCCACAGCTCTGTGCACACAGAGTTCATTTATAATTTATGAACTATTCATAAAATTGAGAAGCTTTTCATTAAATGCGTCAATAATTCAATCAActttatttgactgaaaaagTCTAGAATAACTATAATGGCACATTTTAGCCTCTATACATTTCTTTCTAAGTCGTTTTCAagtttattttgtcttttcagcCATAAATACGTGCAGTATGGttgaatggatttttttttctgtctgaaccaGGGTATAGATCCCAACACAATATACATAGCCTTAATCATTTtaagtgtatatatacagtatgtttctatGTACACTACCGCCCAAAAGTTTGGGATCACTTGgtaattttcttgttttccatggaaacacacatgaaattAGTCTGAATAGGAAATATAGCAAATGAACAGGACATGCAATTACAGCCTGGCAGATCTTAGGCATTCTAGCTGTCAATTTTTCAAGGTAATCTGTTTAGATTTCACCCCATGCTTCCTGGAGCATCTCCCACAAGATGGATTGGCTTGATGGAGTCTTCCTCCATACCATATGTTcaagctgctcccacaacagcTCAATAGAGTTCAGatctggagactgtgctggcCACTCCATTACAGTCAGAATTCTGGCTGACTGCTTATTCTTTAAATCCACCGTGCTTGACTGATGGTATTAAGCACTGTTCttgcatcttttcatttgcTTCTGCATCTCACAAATGTTCTGTGATCCGAAGACTCAAACTTGGACTCATCTGTCCACAGCACCTTCTTCCTGTCTTCCAGTGTCCAATGTCTGTGCTCTTTTGCCcatttcagtcttttgtttttattggccACTGGTCTGAGATTTGGCTTTGTCTTTGCAATTCTGCCATGAAGTCCAGCATCCTGAAGTTGTCCCTTTAATGTTGATGCTGACACTGGTCTTTGATGGGTCCTACACCAAGCAGTGCTGCTTGGTGTAGGACTTTGTCTTAAACTATGCATCTTTGTCTTAAACTACACACTCAGATATTTGTCTACTTGCACAGTTGTGCATTGGGGCCTCCCActcccttttctctttgttagagccagtttgtgctgctctttGAAGGGAGTAGTTTACAGCATGGTAAGAGATTTTAAATTTTCTCACAATTTCTCGCATTGAATAGCCTTCCCTTCTAAGCACAACAGTAGACTGACAGGTCTctaaagaaagttttttttttctttctggccATTTTAagcctgtaaacaaacaaacaactgctGATGCTTCAGATACTAAACTAACCTAAAGACTGCCGTGCTCCCTTTCTTGCTCCCTTATTAGTACAACGATTTTCAGCTGTGCAACACAATTGCAAAGGTGTTTTCTATTAATCAATTAGCCATACTAGGAGATTGAGGCAGAGGACTGACAGTTGCTGATATTAGGCCTCTATGCAGAAATGTAGAtcattctttaaaaatcatctgattaattttaattgtttatGAAATGGATTAAACcattgcatgaaaaaaaaaaaagtttttctttggAAAACAAGTGATTGCAAGTGATCCCAAACTTTTGAGCCGTAGTGTATGTTCCTCATTCCTTCATTAAATCCCATGAAGGACATCTACTTGTTTGGCGGCAGAAGCACAAATGAGGATGGCACTGTGACATCATCCAATGAAATCCATAAGCTCAGTATTGGTGAGTGAGACACTGCAACTTATATGATAATTTAAAGTATTAATTATTCAGAAGAAATTTAACTTATCATCTTCAAATATTTCACTCTGTGTCTATCCAGCTAAGATGAAGTGGAAGGTTCCGCTTTACGTAGGGATTCCTCCAGCTCGACGACACGGACACACAGCCTTCATCCTCCACAGTCATGTCAGTATGCCACTAAATAGtttaacattatatttatatagttaTGTTTATTATTGCCATGTCTTCTAATATAgaatatatgtttgtgtgtgtttgttggattGGCAGCTGTATGTATTTGGAGGAAAGAATGAAGAGCAGGAGTTTAATGACCTGAAGGTGATGAAACTCATCAACCCCTCAGAGAGACAACCAGGTATATTATTcatatctattttattttaaaataacattaatattagGGTTTAGGGGCTGCAATGTTCTTTAAAACCACACTCTGAAAGTGTTGGAGAGAACAAACAAGATATGGGGATTTAACTATTCTTAGTCTTACCAGTAGAGGTGCTAAAGAACAAAAAGTGACAGAGGCAGCCGTGGGAAAAtttgaaccaaaaaaaaaaaaaaaaaaaaaaaagctaactTTTTCTCCCCAGTGATGAAGGAGATTCTGTCAGAGTTTGGTCTTCAGGGAGTCAGCCACAggtcagcagctgctgcacacaccTGCATTTCTATTCCATCATCGTGTCAACAGTTTCAGCCTTGTTGTCATGCTCTGTTTGAGTCTCAGCTctcagttttaacattttggttTCATTCTGGTTTTGACTGTTAACAGCTTCACACCCACAAAGGTTCCCAATGTCCGCTATGAGCTGAGCGATTCGGCTCCACCCATCCAGTCCAGGAACACAGTGGCTAATGCACAGGTGatgacaatacacacacacacacacacacacaaacacacatgcatacatatgGAGAACTTTGTGTACTACAGCTCTAACAAAGCAGCTTAAGCCAAACTAGAGAGACGTGGAGCgggaggggtgggggaggtTCTATTTATAATATGGTTTGCAATTTATcgattgcattttttttcttaattattaagattttctgttttgaaacCACATCCTTTATGTGCATGTtgtaagagagaaagaagtaaCTGGGTGGTTAAGATGTAGAGACCTGTGGTTAATGGCTAACAGTTAGCAATATGGCACAGATCAGTATAGTAAGTTTAGCTAACTAATATCATAAATATTGATTATGTTATTGGGATTATGTCTCAGGTGTTAGCTCTGCATGTGCCCTATCTCTCCTTGTTGTAGCTTATTTGTGGCAGTAGgctggtagtagtagtagtagtagtagtagtagtagtagtggtagcaTTAGTGGCAGTAGAAAGAGCAGTAGatgcagtagcagtagtaataACACTAAGACACAATAAAGTGAATAGCAGTGGCAGTAATAGTTGTTGTCGCAGCACTATCAGCAGTAcgagtagcagcagtagtaagTATTCCTACAAGTTGATATACTCACTGATGacagtttctctctgctcaTACTAATAATACAAGAGatgatatttgtatttgtttcctcctgcaggtgtTTGTCCACAGAGACTTCAGTGCAGTCAGAGATCAGGCCATGAAAATGATCCAGACAGCCTTCACTCTACTGGACCAGGAGTTCCAGAAACTAGATCGGTATTTCAGACCACATGTTAATGCATGTAATAAGAGTCGTTCATACAGCGGCCCCGCCATTTGTGTAAAAGTAATACAGCTGGTCACAATTTAGGATTGCTTTGAAGAGATCATCAGGCTGATTGAGTTACTAATTCACTGTGAATATCCATAGAACTACCAAACTCTGATTGATTTTTACagcaaaatgtctttttttccagagaGAAGTCAGAGTTGtctaaagctgctgctgctctgcaaagAGATAAAGAAGCTCATGAGGCCCacagacaacagcagcaacaggtcCATTACTGTTTTCGTCCAATCTAATCTCAACTAATTGGATCTAATATAATACATTATATGTTTCCAGTCTACTGCAATCCAGTCCATTATATCCAACTAATTTGCCATAATTTAGTTTACTGTAAAACaatcttatttttgtcattaatcAAAGTCTAATCTAATCAGTTCCATCAAATCTAATCTGATCCAGTCTATCTAAACTAATCTAACCCGATCCACTTCATTTTCTGTGATCTAATCTAATTCAGTAAACTGTAGTCTAATATGATATAATCTTCCAGCCTAATCAACatcattttcatgttgttttcgGTATCTTAGTGtaacttctgtgtgtgtgtgtgtgtgtgtgtgtgttaggagtTGCAGGAGATGCTGGACAGACATCGCTCTCAGAATGAGGCATGGCTCCGAGCCAGAGCTGAGGAGAACGACCGAGAGAGGAGGGAGCTCTGCAGACTCAGagtcagtaaacacacacacacgccctagctccttaccctaaccttaactaTCACAACTAAATGTCCAACCTGTTACCCCAGCCCTAACCTCaacctaattctaacctgaaccctaaaaccaagtgAGGTTTTGGAGTTGTGAGGACcagccaaaatgtcctcacagtgTAGAAATGTCCTCACCATGATGGTTTTATtgtccacacacaaacacacacacttgtggaTTTGAAATGTTAGCATTGAATTTAAATaaaccctctgtctgtctgtctgtctgtctgtctccacaggAGGAGGTGTTGCAGGAACAGGAGAGGCTGAAGGAGGAGCAGAACAGCATCCAGAAACGCAGCGAACATCTTCTGTCCATCATGCAGCAGTTCAAAGGAATgtgagatagatagatagtagatagatagataggtagatagatagatagatagatagatagatagatagatagatagatagatgaaaTAGCAAACAGCTGAAATAAGTAAACAGTTAGTCAGTGGTTGAAATGTCCAGCTTCCACTCACAGTGGTGGCAGTATAAACGCAAACTTGACTAAGCACTGACAGTTCCTCTCTATGACAAATATCATCCAGTTTCAAACGAACTGAACTTACTGGTGATGCTGATGAAGGGTTACTTGAATTCATCTGACAGGTGGAGTAcatcagacaggaaacaaaggACAGGGAAGTTTCTTGGTTCATAAACGGATCAGAAATCACTGTCAGTGCTTTGAAACAAATTAGTTGTGATCCCAGAAAATTCACGGGAAAGCAcgaaaatgtggaaaataagACTTGACATAAGTGAGAAAATGTCCTGATGTAAGATGTGGTAAACCAGAAAGATGGCTGTCACCATGGTTACCACTCTAGCACTAGTTTGGTCTTTTTTCAATATTTGTGACTGACCAagaaactaaagaaaataaTCTATAATGTTTTGTGTTGAGCATTTGAAAATGTGGTTTGTCTGTGAACTTATACACTCACTGTTTAGCAGTATGTGATGGGTCATGTAACTCGGTGAGGAGATATTTATGTAGTAACGTAGTAGAGCCATATGTATAtatctgttgtatttttctcattgttttgtctgtttgtaaaACCAGACTCCAGCTGAGAACCGACAACAGGACTTCTACCAGTTAgatgtgtttgtctgtccacactgtctttaaaaaaaaaccactgaACCGTTAGGAtctgcacagctgctgctgcaggccATGCAACAGTGTTGGAAGCAACATTTTACAATGTGCATTACATTGTGTATGTGACTGAACCATAGCTATCACAAGAACTCACTGTTCCATTCAAAGTCAGGAAATGGCTTTCCAAAGCTGTCCTTCACGATGTGTCCAGTTTGTTGAAGACTGTGTTGAATTACTGAGCAGAGAGCATCTGGACATTTTCAGAGGGTTGGTGCACACGCTTCAAGTGGCTTCACCTGCTCTAATTGTTTCACATCTCAAAGGTTATTGTGGACAGTAGATAGCCAGTGGCTACACACAGGACTGCATTTCAGGTTACTCCTTTATTGTGCAGAAACATTCCTGCACTCCTGAGAAGTTCACATGGATGTGAAAGTAGTTGCTTGTTTTGGACGAACCAGGGAATtctcacctgactctgcagatCCACAGAGCTCTACAGAGTTAAACGTGTCTTTCTTGTTgctcagctcattgtttttggtttctggGATGCAACGTCATGGTTTGGTCTTATCCACTATCATCACATCGTTTTCAGACTGctacaggcagctgttttcacacagagcTCTGCACACATAGACAAAAGCTCGCGACTAACTGGTGAACAACATTCAGCAGCTTTAGAGCCTGGTATtcccctcaggagttggtggcTGACCGAAACAGAGccaaagggagagagaataGCCAATGACACCGTGTCTGGATTAGCCTCTGTTCCACTTATGTCAGTAAGTCTATATCCTGAGACAAATTCTTATTCTACTACACTGAACTAAACTACAACAAGCTAACAAGCAGTGAGGGTACTCATCATCAACACTCTCTTCTAATGTCATTTTTTCACCTTTCTCATTGTAACCACTGAAGTTCAACAAGTCTGCGAATGTCTAGGGCTAATGGGAAATGGTAccatttatgttgttgtttaaaCCTAACAACAATATTAAGCTATGTATCAAGAGAACCAAGCGACTGTTAAGGAATACAAGTTCTAAGGCTGGATTTATAGATAACAGTAGTACAAATGTcaataggattttttttttaaaaacttggcTCTCTATGCTGGACTGAAGCAGCGACTTTGCTCATTTTCAGTTCACTATATTAACTCAGTAGATGATATCAGTGCTGCCCCAAAGTGGCCATGCAGGTTCAAATGCAACCTCATCAtagtgtatttttgtgtttgctggGATTTCTCCAAGTTCTTGacttttaaaaatggaaaattggtctctgttatttgtttcaACAAGACTGTTAGGGGCTTATATTACATAATATACACAGTTTTTGGCTATTAGCAAATATGACCTAACCTCCACTGATTGACAATAGTataatttatattaaaaaagaatataCTCATATACTGTGTACTGTGATTTCTAAAGGTATACATGTTCATTATCACTGGTCAATGTAATGTGGTGTGTGGATGAATACACCACATAGAAAACAGCTCAGCAAGACACAGATTTCTGCATGGTGCTACTGAAGCTCACTGTACCCACCAAAAGAAAACCAATAACttaaattaaatcataaaatgtagacatttttacctttttttttttttttttaaatcaaacctCATCACATACTTTATTTTGATAGGTAGGCCTATTGACTAAAGTGGTACCCCTAGAGTATTAAGAGAGGGTCAAACATTTTGATTGTTATTAACCAATAATTGTGACCTTAAAAATTAAGATATTAGATACAAGAGTTTTGATAGCTGTGACAGCACAAACTTTACTGTACAGGTCTGTCTGTAGAGCGCTAACACCTGACAATATTTAGTTGACACTTTGGtcttctactactactatttaccGATAGTTATGAGATACAGACGTCATGATACAAGATGAGgtcttcatttttttccttggtGAATGCGTGCACTTCTTTACTTAACAGTGGATGCTGGCCTCAGTCTAACCACCACTATGAAAATTGTTTGGTTCAGCCACTGGATACTCTCAAGTAACCGTTCAGAAACAGCCACCATTCAGTTTCATACTTCAATATTCACTGCACAACCTACTATTCATGTGAAATTCTCCAGAATTAAacttgtttgattgtttttacaagtttagaaaaacacacatcacaactGCATGATTGTATGTTAGCAGCAATACATTCagactgaacaaaaatacagacaaaacaatggTGTGGTGTTCTTTTGATCAATCCAACAGAATATGAAGGCACAATAAACTCCACTAACAAAGTAGCATCATAGCTCTTTCAGAGGGAATACATTAGGAATATGTTGCTTTACTAACTGTCGAGACACTGCATAACTCATTGTGTTATTTAATTAGCCTAACAGTCTGAACTGTTACATCTGTCTGATTGGCCTTATGCTGTGAACCTTTCTCTCTATTTGACTGTTCATATGTCCGTATGTCCGTCTGTCTCCTCCACTGTCGCATTCAACACCAGAATGGATCACTATTAAGCAAGGAAAAACAGCGTAATGCACCAGTCTGTGTCCTTGTATTTCCCCTCAGTTGCACTATTtggcagagagaggcaggggcGGGGAGGGCAAGTGAAGAGCGTCACGTTCACATCAATACGGCCGGAAGGGAGGccataaagtaaaataaaagttggATCTTTCTTAATGGTCTATCAATTTCTCTCCCACCTCTTTGGTATTTGTTCTCGGGATCTCTCAGggtttgtgttctgtgttttataaCCCTTATTTATTCAATGTGGGTTTCAATAAACTCAATATAGACTACTGCTTTTAGACAAAAACGATTCAAATAAAGGAAGTGAAACCGGGAACCATCAATTTTACATTTGCTTATTCAAAACTGATGTTTagcaaaagaataaaatcacGACGTTTGAAATGGAGCTGAGCTAGCAACTTCCCCTTGCTTTCAGTTTatgtgctaaactaagctaaatATATCCTAGACTTACGTACTGgatgcacagaaataaaaattgATAGCCATTTTTTCATCTGGCGCTGGGGAACATAACAAAATATTCCCGTTTTAATGTTTCTTTAGAGATGTCTAACTTTAGTGGGCACATGAACCCAACTACCCTATATATTTTGGAACGTGTACTCTTGTCTCTCCCATCCAATCTCACGCAAAAgcgcttttattgtgaaaggcTTGACCGGACTTCTCACGATTTATCGTTTCTAGCTTAACTACCACGGTGAGATGGCCGTGGAGTCTGTGCTGGTTCCTGTGAAGTCGAAACGGGCTCTGTGGACAGACAGAAGGAGGCGAGAAAACCCGCCGCTGTCCCCTTCGacctccatttttaaaaaacaataacggtaagacagaaacaaacatgcacctgtctgttagctagctagtcaGCCCGCAGGTAAAcagccaaaaacaacacacactgagcgCTCGTTTTGTCAGTTGCGTTCTCCCGCCGACGGTTGGTCTTGCGGGGGAGGGGCGGGGGAAGACCTAACCCAGTCTGctgctgtctttctgtctggGATATTTCTACCTTTTCTGCAGAAATGCTGTCGGACAGTTCCCCCGTTGTCTGCTAGTCTGAGGCCCCTATCCGCCCCCTTTTCACCTGATCTGGAGCTGTAAATAATAGTGAGTAAAAAAAGCGAGCAACATGGCTGACGCTGGCCCTGCAGAACCTGCTTGGTCGTTTGTCAGTGCAGATGATGACagtatatttattaattttttttaaccacgCCAGTTAGCTGGGTGGTGGTCAAACTAGCAACCTCATCTATTGACAGACAAAggcaggcagaaaaaaagaaacgaAAGAAACGGGGCTGAAACCGCTGCCAAAGTgcagactgaaaacagtgaaaacctTGATTTTTTAACACAGGGTCTGGTTTGGCACAGCCTGTCACAGATGTATATGCTGCATTTTTCATTCTAATGCAGTCAGTAAAGTAATAAAGCAAGTCCAGCAGTGAAATTCGTTGCTGATGTTACTGAAAGATGATTTGAATGCTCCAGTCCACTGGTAGCTACGCCCCCTTTTCCAACTTGTaaccaaatcaaatcaaaggtCAACTGCAGTCTGATCCTGCAGCGAAGACTACAACCCCCATGCCCACATGCTGACGTTCCTCTCCCACTGAAGAAAAACTGAGGATTAAGTGTAGGAAAAGATTACAACAGTgtgcttttgtctgtttttgttttgttttgggtttttgcTCTTCTTGCGGTCcctaaaaatgtattgtttcaACACATCTGCAGCACATCTGTCTTCTCTCATTGCAACAATGACAATCTGCATCCACagttgtctttttctttataaGCTCAGTTCACCCAAACTGCGATAAAATCACTCTATCCCACCATCTTTGCATGCTGTTAGTTTTTATTGAAAGATATTTTGAGATAATGTCCCTGAAATGTTTGCCTCAACCACAGTCCATTGGACTGGAGTTGACCATTGGGTTTTATTTGTGCTGAACACAGCAttcaaatatgaaaaacatttgGAGTAATACAACACTATAGTTCCTTTTTCCATCTGTAGTTTTGGCATACAGACTTCAGTAAAAGGTTCTTGTCAGGACCAGATGTAAAAGTGCCTGGCTGATGGTCAAAATTCACCCTTTCTTGAGGATGCCAACATTGGTGTTACCTGTCCCCTCCTGCTGATAGACTCCTGAGGGACCTCTGTGATGACAGTTGGtttgaaaactttaaaactatattttattgtttcgATTTATTAACTTCAGTTTGCTTGAAATTTTGTCAAATCATTAATATATCTGGTATGCAGTTAAGCACTAAAAGCAAATCCATCATTCTGCAAAATGATGTACAAGAGACTGAACTAAAATCCTGAAGTgataaagttttcttttttttaaatgcagaaacCCACTGAAAAGAACAGGGAGAATCAGTGTTAAAGTACAAGATTTAGTTACAGTACTTGTTGGTCCATGGAGCCGAGGTCTAACAGTTTGGGCAACACTGGGACTTGATGTGATCCAGATGTTTTGGGGGAGA comes from the Lates calcarifer isolate ASB-BC8 linkage group LG9, TLL_Latcal_v3, whole genome shotgun sequence genome and includes:
- the zmp:0000001301 gene encoding rab9 effector protein with kelch motifs, whose translation is MALASGHWLEKEMRGEAPSPSYMHKKKFIVPVFDPFHRYGHALAVAGNVAFLFGGASSINREEDNTVYFNDFYMLTVSPDEVTWEEIPQSGEVPSAREGHTLCVVKGKLYLFGGVSSPDAAECLPGVYSFDIVSLTWECLAIGGVAPRTLRHSSVAVGDNIYVYGGILGGNPTDDLLVFNTVSLTWTPVKTSGSLPPALCGQSFALVGDQVYMFGGYGAGGDFCKDLHVLNTENLLWQKWEVKGDSPAACMRQTLTAHHDKDIYLFGGRSTNEDGTVTSSNEIHKLSIAKMKWKVPLYVGIPPARRHGHTAFILHSHLYVFGGKNEEQEFNDLKVMKLINPSERQPVMKEILSEFGLQGVSHSFTPTKVPNVRYELSDSAPPIQSRNTVANAQVFVHRDFSAVRDQAMKMIQTAFTLLDQEFQKLDREKSELSKAAAALQRDKEAHEAHRQQQQQELQEMLDRHRSQNEAWLRARAEENDRERRELCRLREEVLQEQERLKEEQNSIQKRSEHLLSIMQQFKGM